The following are encoded in a window of Brevibacillus sp. DP1.3A genomic DNA:
- a CDS encoding ABC transporter permease, with protein MSRYLLKRILMMVLTLWIIVTLTFSLMHMIPGDPFASESDQLPEQILLNLRAKYNLDEPLPMQYLLYLKSLVMLDLGPSIKSETRGVNDMIKDGFGASALIGLQAIAFALFFGLLFGTIAALNRNTWIDYAAMVLAVLGIAVPSFIMAPLLINYLAIKLPLFPVATLTSWKHSVLPSLALAFGPLAIITRYMRTSMIDVMNQNYIRTAEAKGIPTFLIVIKHGIRNAILPIVTFMGPLIAGLLTGTFVVEKIFAVPGIGKYFVDGIFNRDYPVILGTTVFYSAILVLIIFLIDLAYMFIDPRIKLSSRGR; from the coding sequence ATGTCACGTTATTTACTTAAAAGAATTCTGATGATGGTACTCACCTTGTGGATCATTGTAACGTTGACTTTTAGCCTGATGCATATGATTCCTGGTGATCCATTCGCGTCAGAGTCAGATCAGTTGCCCGAGCAAATTTTGCTGAATCTGCGTGCCAAATACAATCTAGATGAACCGCTGCCCATGCAGTATTTACTTTATCTAAAAAGTTTGGTCATGCTCGATTTAGGACCTTCTATTAAGTCGGAGACACGCGGTGTCAATGATATGATCAAAGATGGCTTCGGAGCATCTGCACTGATCGGTTTGCAAGCGATAGCGTTTGCCCTTTTTTTCGGACTTTTATTCGGAACAATTGCGGCATTAAACCGAAATACCTGGATTGATTATGCGGCAATGGTCCTGGCCGTATTAGGAATTGCTGTACCCAGCTTCATCATGGCACCATTGCTCATTAATTACTTGGCAATCAAATTGCCGTTATTCCCAGTAGCGACGCTTACCAGCTGGAAACACTCGGTTCTTCCTTCACTCGCACTTGCTTTTGGACCATTAGCCATCATTACACGCTATATGCGTACGAGCATGATCGACGTGATGAACCAGAATTACATACGGACTGCTGAGGCAAAAGGAATTCCGACTTTTCTGATAGTGATCAAGCATGGAATCCGTAACGCTATTTTGCCGATCGTCACGTTTATGGGACCGCTTATCGCGGGGTTGTTAACCGGAACGTTCGTCGTCGAAAAGATTTTTGCGGTACCAGGGATCGGCAAGTACTTCGTTGATGGCATTTTCAATCGAGATTATCCCGTTATTCTGGGAACGACAGTTTTCTACAGTGCCATCTTGGTGCTCATTATCTTCTTGATTGATCTGGCCTATATGTTCATCGATCCACGAATCAAACTATCGAGCAGGGGGAGGTAG
- a CDS encoding alpha/beta hydrolase → MPVHPQIQQILDVFNRSRHDVDFNQLTPQIMRMATDQNRASGEEREQVKKVEDLSLPLEGRSIPIRIYTPEGHAPFPALVYYHGGGFVIGNLETVDSVCRNFANNAKCVVISIDYRLAPEHPFPAGLEDAYDSLLFISDHADQFGIDPSRIAVGGDSAGGNFATVVSLMAKERQRPPIVFQLLIYPAVGIVDTAPYPSMQENASGYLMDVELLNWFLSHYLPPADLQNPYLDPINGTDLTGLPPAMVITAEYDPLRDGGKNYADKLRDSDVDVVYRNEQGLIHSFIGFHTSIKQAQESLDEMSAQLRKAFKM, encoded by the coding sequence ATGCCCGTTCATCCGCAGATTCAACAAATATTAGACGTCTTCAACCGTTCACGCCATGATGTTGATTTCAACCAATTGACACCACAGATTATGCGAATGGCGACTGATCAAAACCGAGCTTCAGGCGAGGAACGTGAACAGGTAAAAAAGGTAGAGGATCTATCGCTTCCCTTAGAAGGTCGTTCTATTCCGATTCGCATATACACACCAGAAGGACATGCACCCTTCCCTGCACTCGTGTACTATCATGGAGGCGGATTCGTGATCGGCAATCTCGAAACGGTAGACTCGGTATGTCGCAACTTCGCAAATAACGCAAAATGCGTGGTCATTTCTATCGATTATCGGCTCGCTCCTGAACATCCTTTTCCTGCAGGATTGGAAGATGCCTATGATTCTCTCCTATTTATTTCTGACCATGCTGATCAGTTTGGGATTGACCCATCGCGGATAGCAGTAGGCGGAGACAGCGCCGGAGGTAATTTTGCCACAGTCGTGAGTCTCATGGCTAAAGAGCGTCAGCGCCCGCCTATCGTTTTTCAATTATTAATCTATCCAGCCGTAGGAATTGTGGACACCGCTCCCTATCCATCCATGCAGGAAAATGCGAGTGGCTATTTGATGGATGTGGAATTGCTGAATTGGTTCCTCTCTCATTATCTACCACCTGCCGATCTCCAAAATCCATATCTTGATCCGATCAACGGAACCGATCTCACTGGTCTTCCTCCTGCCATGGTGATTACAGCCGAATACGACCCTTTGCGAGATGGCGGAAAAAATTATGCAGACAAGCTACGCGATAGCGATGTCGATGTCGTCTATCGAAATGAACAAGGCTTGATCCATTCCTTCATCGGATTCCATACCTCCATCAAGCAAGCGCAAGAATCGTTGGATGAGATGTCGGCACAATTACGAAAAGCATTCAAAATGTAG
- a CDS encoding GNAT family N-acetyltransferase has translation MTRHTDDQVTIRFVRIEDAAAILSLQRDVVYEGEYFIAVSEEFDKTMEQQLEWIQNIIDNDRGTMFVAEINGELAGMVVFVSPARKRLSHTGSITMMIQKAHRNKGIGKVLLKELLAWAEQHPLIEKVSLGVFSNNLRAIALYKSLGFVEEGRKVKEFKLAENEYADDVLMYKFV, from the coding sequence TTGACTAGACATACAGACGACCAAGTGACCATTCGCTTCGTTCGTATCGAGGATGCGGCAGCCATTTTATCTTTGCAGCGTGATGTGGTTTATGAAGGGGAATATTTTATTGCTGTTTCCGAAGAATTCGACAAAACCATGGAGCAGCAGCTTGAGTGGATACAAAACATCATCGACAATGACAGGGGAACCATGTTCGTAGCAGAAATAAACGGTGAATTGGCTGGCATGGTCGTGTTCGTTTCTCCGGCTCGCAAACGTTTGTCTCATACAGGTTCGATCACGATGATGATCCAGAAAGCTCACAGAAATAAGGGCATCGGCAAGGTTTTATTGAAGGAGTTGTTAGCTTGGGCTGAGCAACATCCGCTCATTGAAAAAGTGAGCTTAGGGGTGTTCTCCAACAATCTGAGAGCGATTGCTTTATACAAAAGCCTTGGATTTGTGGAAGAAGGACGAAAAGTGAAAGAATTCAAGCTGGCTGAGAATGAATACGCAGATGATGTCCTGATGTACAAATTCGTATAG
- a CDS encoding DMT family transporter, translating into MIRSYLLLLFCVTLWGSNFVFGSMLVKEFPPLFLADVRLLFTSMFLITYAWLTKKFVKITARELGLLVLLGLIGTLANQTAYFNGLLTTDATTASLILSLAPIVTAVLASLFLKEQFTLRMKIGSGLALLGTFFVVGIGAGLSISKGVFLIVIAMVTFSSSMIIIRKLTQTVQPFIATVYSTTVGTLFLTPAALLTIEPGAQISHEVWAWAMLILTAILMQGICGIVWNQQLKVVGTGKAAIFLNLQPFVAMLVGFLLLGSQVTSIQVGGSLLIVVGVIVASVQKKQSVQPSKSV; encoded by the coding sequence ATGATTCGGTCGTACTTGCTGTTGCTTTTTTGTGTGACGCTGTGGGGCAGTAATTTTGTTTTTGGAAGCATGTTGGTCAAAGAGTTTCCTCCGCTATTTTTGGCAGATGTACGCTTGCTTTTCACATCTATGTTTCTGATCACTTACGCGTGGCTGACCAAAAAATTCGTAAAAATCACCGCTCGTGAGCTAGGACTTCTTGTATTGCTCGGATTGATTGGGACGCTGGCGAATCAAACGGCTTATTTCAACGGGCTCTTGACGACAGACGCGACAACGGCATCGTTGATTCTTTCCTTGGCGCCGATCGTCACCGCAGTGTTGGCCTCTTTGTTTTTGAAGGAGCAGTTTACCTTGCGTATGAAGATTGGGTCTGGCTTGGCTCTCTTGGGAACATTCTTCGTAGTCGGTATTGGGGCAGGACTCTCCATTTCCAAGGGAGTCTTTCTCATTGTGATTGCTATGGTCACATTCTCGTCTTCTATGATCATCATTCGCAAACTGACGCAAACTGTGCAGCCTTTTATTGCCACCGTGTACTCGACGACGGTTGGTACGTTGTTTTTGACTCCTGCGGCGCTGCTGACGATTGAGCCAGGGGCGCAGATCAGTCATGAAGTGTGGGCATGGGCGATGCTCATTTTGACCGCGATTCTCATGCAAGGAATCTGTGGAATCGTCTGGAATCAACAATTAAAAGTGGTAGGGACGGGCAAAGCAGCTATTTTTCTTAACTTGCAGCCCTTTGTAGCGATGCTGGTCGGGTTTTTACTGCTTGGTTCGCAGGTGACGTCGATTCAAGTGGGAGGCTCCTTGTTGATCGTCGTGGGTGTGATTGTTGCCAGTGTTCAAAAGAAACAATCTGTTCAGCCATCTAAATCGGTATAG
- a CDS encoding acyltransferase family protein, whose product MPESIKGSSSRYMAGIDGLRALAVLAVIIYHLNYDWAPGGLLGVGIFFVLSGYLITDLLIAEWNRNGRLDMKDFWLRRARRLLPALFLMLFVVVAGVAIFSPDQLDTIRGDVGAAVLYVSNWWLVFHDVSYFEKFGPPSPLGHLWSLAVEEQFYVIWPLVLALGLGFLKRRGPIMIITLALAALSAISMAVMYEPGLDPSRVYYGTDTRVFGLLIGAALAMMWPSRLLTTNISQKARITLDLSGLLSLGILLYSIWNTNQYDDYLYEGGLVLLSVVSAVLVAVLAHPASSLAKWMGCKPLRWIGVRSYGIYLWHYPVIVWTNPFLAEREWMAVPGAVLQLLASILLASLSWKYLEEPIRYGALGRIWHRSNKAGQKTKRLNRVLATGCAIALCVTYYGIASLTSDATAGNVTQPTQTVTETKVPDKPHGPEVPIVEKKPETVQKPATPPTKPKNEQKPNNNAQKQKPVEKQKDSNASKQPDQKQEPLKAIGSGKGITVIGDSVMLDVAPHLEKLLPGIVVDAKIGRQMSQAPDLIAQLKAKGQLGNRVVIELGSNGAFSKGQLNKLLQSLDGVEQIILVNSRVPKPWESVVNKMLAETAAAHPHVVLVDWYTASEGQSSYFYKDGVHPNKEGSQKYAALVASAIAPTEPEKKPEVKEEEKAAETAVEEAGQMEGALEATEEPPLEEMVQ is encoded by the coding sequence ATGCCTGAATCGATCAAAGGCTCCAGCAGCCGATACATGGCTGGGATCGACGGGCTTCGTGCACTGGCGGTACTCGCAGTCATTATTTATCACTTGAATTACGACTGGGCACCTGGGGGATTGCTGGGTGTCGGTATTTTCTTCGTTTTATCGGGATATTTAATTACAGACTTATTAATTGCAGAATGGAATCGGAATGGCAGACTCGACATGAAAGACTTTTGGTTGCGCCGTGCCAGAAGATTGCTCCCAGCGCTTTTCCTCATGCTGTTTGTGGTAGTGGCAGGGGTGGCTATCTTTTCGCCAGACCAGTTGGATACCATCCGCGGAGATGTTGGAGCAGCCGTTCTGTACGTGAGTAACTGGTGGCTTGTTTTTCATGACGTTTCTTATTTTGAAAAATTCGGTCCACCTTCACCATTAGGTCATCTGTGGTCATTGGCAGTAGAAGAACAATTTTATGTCATTTGGCCGCTGGTACTCGCTCTGGGACTAGGCTTCCTGAAGCGCAGGGGGCCAATCATGATCATTACTTTGGCGCTGGCTGCACTATCCGCCATCTCCATGGCCGTTATGTATGAGCCAGGTCTTGATCCGAGTCGTGTTTATTACGGAACGGACACACGGGTATTCGGGTTGTTGATCGGTGCCGCACTCGCCATGATGTGGCCGAGTCGCTTGCTTACGACGAACATTTCACAAAAAGCGCGGATTACGCTTGATCTAAGCGGTCTCTTGAGCTTAGGGATTCTTTTGTACAGCATTTGGAACACGAATCAATATGATGATTATTTGTACGAGGGCGGGCTAGTCCTCTTGTCGGTTGTCAGTGCCGTGCTGGTCGCAGTACTCGCACATCCTGCAAGCAGCTTGGCAAAGTGGATGGGCTGCAAGCCATTGCGTTGGATCGGCGTTCGTTCTTACGGGATTTATTTGTGGCACTACCCTGTTATCGTTTGGACGAATCCGTTTTTAGCGGAAAGGGAGTGGATGGCGGTACCTGGAGCGGTTTTGCAGCTCCTCGCGAGCATTTTGCTGGCATCGTTGTCATGGAAATATCTCGAAGAGCCTATTCGCTACGGTGCCTTAGGCAGAATCTGGCATCGTTCCAATAAGGCCGGACAGAAAACAAAACGGTTAAACCGTGTATTGGCTACTGGTTGCGCGATTGCTCTTTGTGTCACGTATTATGGGATCGCTTCGCTCACGTCAGATGCGACCGCTGGAAATGTGACGCAGCCAACGCAGACGGTCACTGAGACAAAGGTCCCCGACAAGCCACATGGTCCTGAGGTGCCAATCGTAGAGAAGAAGCCGGAAACGGTTCAAAAACCAGCTACTCCACCTACAAAGCCGAAAAACGAGCAGAAGCCAAATAACAACGCACAAAAGCAGAAGCCTGTGGAGAAGCAGAAAGATTCGAATGCTTCCAAACAGCCTGACCAAAAACAGGAACCGCTAAAAGCGATAGGCTCCGGTAAAGGAATCACGGTGATTGGTGACTCTGTCATGCTTGATGTGGCTCCTCACCTGGAGAAGCTATTGCCAGGAATCGTCGTGGATGCCAAAATCGGAAGACAAATGTCGCAGGCTCCTGACTTGATTGCCCAGCTCAAGGCAAAAGGGCAATTGGGAAATCGCGTCGTGATTGAATTGGGCTCAAATGGCGCATTTAGTAAAGGGCAGCTCAATAAGCTGCTGCAATCGCTAGATGGCGTCGAGCAAATCATTCTCGTCAACTCTCGCGTACCTAAACCGTGGGAAAGCGTCGTGAATAAGATGCTGGCGGAAACTGCTGCAGCCCATCCGCATGTCGTTCTTGTGGATTGGTATACGGCAAGTGAAGGGCAAAGCTCTTACTTTTACAAAGACGGTGTTCACCCGAATAAGGAAGGCTCGCAAAAATACGCGGCACTCGTGGCGAGTGCAATCGCGCCGACGGAGCCAGAGAAGAAGCCGGAAGTGAAAGAGGAAGAGAAAGCGGCAGAGACGGCAGTAGAAGAGGCAGGGCAGATGGAAGGGGCACTAGAGGCAACTGAGGAACCCCCTTTGGAAGAAATGGTACAATAA
- a CDS encoding multicopper oxidase family protein: MNKRKIRPWAYPLVLGGVLLLSACSTATDNNTMDHNGHNMSSSPQTTTETQPQQMSASSDSSMEVLTGNTFTLTAKENMLHLDDKTMKNAWTYNGTVPGPQLRVKQGETISVTLKNELPEPVTIHWHGLPVPNNMDGIPGVTQNAVKPNESFTYKFKVDVAGTYWYHSHQNSAKQVDKGLYGSLVVEPTTPEPADKDFTLVLDEWMQDDSMAEMHGSGMSHGTSAPSSDSSSSGGHNMAGMQMPMSDAEMMPLMYTIFSVNGKTGPAIQPLSVKEGEKVRIRLINAGYLNHKLNLQGHEFKIVATDGQPINNPPLVGGQLLNIGPGERYDLEFVANNPGKWLLEERSTNPGAKSLVVPIVYEGSETKTAKSEAGDMPTIDITKYGEAAKSSFTLEQKYDITYQMDLNTETADGRMAFTINGKTFPDVPPLNVKKGNLVKVTMVNKSPKDIHPMHLHGHFFQVLSKNGQPITGSPLVKDTLNILPGESYVVAFEADNPGDWMFHCHDLGHAAQGMVSEVKYEGFKPDFVVDPTVGNMPE; the protein is encoded by the coding sequence ATGAACAAACGGAAAATACGCCCATGGGCTTATCCCTTGGTTCTAGGTGGCGTTTTGCTGTTATCCGCATGCTCCACTGCCACTGACAATAACACGATGGATCATAACGGACACAACATGAGTTCTTCCCCACAAACAACAACAGAAACGCAACCGCAACAAATGTCTGCATCCAGCGACTCGTCGATGGAGGTGCTTACAGGCAATACATTTACCCTTACGGCAAAAGAAAATATGCTCCACCTCGATGACAAGACCATGAAAAACGCATGGACGTACAATGGCACCGTTCCAGGTCCACAGCTTCGTGTCAAACAAGGGGAAACTATCAGTGTAACGTTGAAAAACGAATTGCCCGAGCCGGTCACCATTCACTGGCATGGCTTACCCGTCCCGAATAACATGGACGGAATCCCTGGCGTGACCCAAAATGCCGTAAAACCAAACGAAAGCTTCACCTACAAATTCAAGGTGGACGTTGCCGGGACATACTGGTACCACTCGCATCAAAACAGCGCCAAGCAGGTAGACAAAGGCTTGTATGGTTCACTAGTGGTAGAACCGACTACCCCCGAGCCAGCTGATAAGGACTTTACCCTCGTTCTGGATGAATGGATGCAGGACGATAGCATGGCGGAAATGCACGGAAGTGGTATGAGCCACGGCACGAGCGCCCCTTCTTCCGATAGCTCGTCCTCTGGTGGTCACAACATGGCCGGTATGCAGATGCCTATGAGTGACGCTGAGATGATGCCGTTGATGTATACGATCTTTTCAGTGAACGGAAAAACAGGCCCGGCAATCCAGCCTCTATCTGTTAAAGAAGGAGAGAAGGTCAGAATCCGCCTGATCAATGCCGGATACTTGAACCACAAGCTGAACCTGCAAGGTCATGAATTTAAAATCGTAGCAACAGACGGGCAACCCATCAATAATCCACCCCTCGTAGGAGGCCAGCTCCTCAATATAGGGCCAGGAGAACGATATGATCTCGAATTTGTCGCAAACAATCCTGGTAAATGGTTATTAGAGGAGCGCAGCACAAATCCAGGCGCCAAGTCGCTTGTCGTACCCATCGTCTACGAAGGCTCGGAAACAAAAACTGCCAAATCTGAAGCTGGTGACATGCCAACGATAGACATTACCAAATACGGCGAGGCGGCAAAAAGCAGCTTCACACTAGAGCAAAAGTATGACATCACGTATCAAATGGATTTGAACACAGAGACGGCAGATGGAAGAATGGCCTTTACCATCAATGGAAAAACGTTCCCGGATGTCCCTCCACTCAACGTCAAAAAAGGCAATCTGGTCAAAGTCACGATGGTGAACAAATCACCAAAAGATATCCACCCGATGCATTTGCACGGACATTTCTTCCAAGTATTAAGCAAAAACGGACAGCCTATCACAGGCTCCCCTCTGGTCAAAGATACACTGAACATTTTGCCGGGTGAATCTTATGTAGTCGCCTTTGAAGCTGACAATCCAGGAGACTGGATGTTCCACTGCCACGATTTGGGCCATGCTGCCCAAGGAATGGTATCCGAAGTAAAATATGAAGGCTTCAAGCCAGATTTCGTCGTTGACCCTACTGTCGGCAACATGCCTGAATAA